A stretch of Roseibium porphyridii DNA encodes these proteins:
- a CDS encoding MFS transporter — protein MSLLAGQTSLAQTAWTMASPSIVITFLAVSVGMPVFLVGALVSVRQLASSLTDIFLFERIAKVKNRKLALSLCDMILALCFGATIVSVLFGTQTQTSIVFVVCIFTMGVADEFQHLLMTDFLADNLQSKSRLLLQYTQMAIGGGFGVALAWIAHELTLELPPLSRHSIVVTIGIACFALSALAILAVEDSAPTNAARPSATRSPLRLVRNYYLNVLAMMKQSWFRQYVVITTVFSAVILAVPFFALIAAETHHTTSKGLTAMVTSYALGYIVAGPLWGTLNNVSHRLVMITCSLLVGFCGSILATLHMLNLQHDLRIHAIAIFVVTVAVRGIIAVLQVYFMEIAPKGQRVKGIAVARSFGRLTMICLSALLAAVAHLQETVWAIFFIAFVSFATATISYFFARKFEK, from the coding sequence TTGTCTTTGCTGGCCGGGCAAACAAGTCTGGCACAAACAGCCTGGACAATGGCGAGCCCGTCGATTGTCATCACGTTTCTGGCCGTATCAGTCGGAATGCCAGTCTTTTTGGTTGGTGCCCTCGTGTCTGTTCGACAACTTGCCAGCTCGCTGACCGACATCTTTCTTTTTGAGAGAATTGCCAAGGTTAAAAATCGAAAGTTGGCGCTGTCTCTGTGTGACATGATCTTAGCGCTCTGTTTTGGCGCTACGATTGTCTCTGTGCTTTTCGGAACCCAGACCCAGACAAGTATCGTTTTTGTTGTCTGCATTTTCACAATGGGGGTCGCAGACGAATTTCAGCATTTGCTGATGACTGACTTTTTGGCAGACAACTTGCAATCAAAATCGCGCTTGTTGCTTCAATACACGCAGATGGCGATCGGTGGCGGATTTGGCGTTGCCTTGGCTTGGATCGCGCATGAGCTCACACTGGAATTGCCACCCCTTAGTCGGCACTCCATTGTGGTTACGATCGGCATCGCCTGTTTCGCTCTATCAGCGCTTGCAATATTGGCCGTGGAAGACAGTGCTCCAACTAACGCAGCGCGGCCATCGGCAACACGGTCTCCGCTTAGATTGGTCAGAAACTACTATCTCAACGTGCTGGCCATGATGAAACAATCATGGTTTCGCCAGTATGTGGTCATCACGACAGTTTTTTCAGCTGTGATACTCGCCGTTCCGTTCTTCGCCCTTATTGCTGCAGAGACCCACCACACAACGAGCAAGGGGCTGACGGCAATGGTCACCTCCTATGCCTTGGGCTACATCGTGGCAGGCCCGCTTTGGGGTACCTTGAACAACGTTTCTCACCGGTTGGTAATGATAACCTGTTCACTTCTGGTCGGCTTTTGCGGGTCCATCCTGGCGACACTGCATATGTTGAACCTGCAACACGATTTGAGAATACATGCCATCGCAATCTTCGTTGTCACTGTGGCAGTCCGCGGAATAATAGCGGTCTTGCAAGTCTATTTTATGGAAATTGCGCCAAAGGGTCAGCGCGTCAAAGGAATTGCGGTGGCAAGATCGTTTGGCAGACTTACAATGATTTGCCTTTCAGCGCTTTTGGCAGCAGTTGCCCACCTGCAGGAAACCGTTTGGGCAATCTTCTTCATTGCCTTTGTGAGCTTCGCGACGGCCACAATTAGCTACTTCTTCGCCAGGAAATTCGAAAAATAA
- the mazG gene encoding nucleoside triphosphate pyrophosphohydrolase, with amino-acid sequence MTPSRNIARLIEIMAALRTPVTGCPWDLEQNFSTIAPYTLEEAYEVADAIAKNDLLELREELGDLLLQVVYHARMAEEGEHFDFGDVVEGITKKLIRRHPHVFGDENGEKAEHVKGIWERIKAEERTEKRAERKALGLSEPSKGYLDDVPTAFPALQEADKLQRRASKVGFDWNDTRLVLEKIREETHELDAELAKGDPDKDRMSDELGDTLFALANLARHLDIDPEEALRRTNRKFRTRFAAIEDEASRTDTTLQDMTLEDMEAAWQAAKKRQS; translated from the coding sequence ATGACACCCAGCCGCAACATAGCCCGCCTCATCGAAATCATGGCGGCCTTGAGAACGCCCGTAACAGGTTGTCCCTGGGACCTGGAGCAAAACTTTTCGACTATTGCTCCCTATACGCTCGAAGAAGCTTACGAAGTCGCAGATGCAATCGCAAAAAATGATCTGCTGGAACTGCGAGAAGAGCTTGGCGATCTGTTGCTCCAGGTGGTCTATCACGCGCGCATGGCCGAGGAAGGCGAGCACTTTGATTTCGGCGATGTCGTTGAAGGCATAACCAAAAAACTGATCCGTCGCCATCCTCATGTTTTCGGCGATGAAAACGGTGAAAAGGCGGAACACGTCAAAGGTATCTGGGAGCGGATCAAAGCCGAAGAGCGGACTGAAAAACGGGCCGAACGCAAAGCTCTCGGACTTTCTGAGCCGAGCAAAGGCTATCTTGACGATGTACCGACCGCCTTCCCTGCTCTTCAGGAAGCCGACAAACTGCAGCGCCGGGCGTCAAAGGTCGGTTTCGACTGGAATGATACCAGGCTCGTACTCGAGAAGATCCGGGAAGAAACGCACGAATTAGATGCAGAACTTGCCAAAGGAGACCCGGACAAAGACCGCATGAGTGACGAACTTGGCGACACTCTGTTTGCACTCGCCAACCTCGCCCGCCACCTCGACATTGATCCAGAGGAAGCTTTGCGCCGAACGAACAGAAAATTCCGAACCCGGTTTGCTGCCATTGAAGACGAAGCCAGTCGGACCGACACAACGCTTCAGGACATGACACTCGAAGACATGGAAGCAGCTTGGCAAGCAGCAAAAAAGAGACAGTCATGA
- a CDS encoding ABC transporter permease, translating to MSAQAAAKRRLDMPALLAWFVVLMVIVGLFSPIFGPDYGIMDVPRLAACLVILAIAGVRYELGFMRNWIGDLILGLVAAASAWLLVSTVSQHVGEAKLGFWALAIATWAASWLFVERLAIWKSRSQTMARIVNLAIPAIFGITILVLWQLVVTGAGVPKVLLPAPSEIWVRLINSVPTLWADFQQTFLKAVLAGYIIGCGSAFLIAILVDRVPFLRRGLLPIGNLVSALPIIGVAPIMVMWFGFDWPSKAAVVIIMTFFPMLVNTVSGLAASDAMQRDLMRTYASSYWQTLFKLRLPMAMPFIFNALKINSTLALIGAIVAEFFGTPIVGMGFRISTEVGRMNVDMVWAEIAVAALAGSLFYGAVALVERAVTFWHPSIRS from the coding sequence ATGAGTGCACAAGCAGCTGCCAAACGCAGATTAGACATGCCGGCCCTTCTTGCCTGGTTTGTTGTGCTGATGGTGATTGTCGGGCTTTTCAGCCCAATCTTCGGGCCTGACTACGGCATCATGGACGTGCCGAGACTGGCAGCTTGTCTGGTGATCCTGGCCATTGCAGGTGTCCGGTATGAACTTGGTTTCATGCGCAACTGGATCGGGGATCTCATACTCGGGCTTGTTGCTGCCGCGTCGGCCTGGCTGTTGGTTTCAACTGTGTCGCAGCATGTCGGAGAAGCGAAACTGGGTTTCTGGGCACTGGCAATTGCGACCTGGGCAGCCTCCTGGCTGTTTGTCGAGAGACTGGCAATCTGGAAAAGCCGTTCGCAGACTATGGCCCGCATCGTGAATTTGGCGATACCAGCCATATTCGGCATCACGATACTTGTTCTTTGGCAACTGGTGGTGACCGGTGCAGGTGTGCCGAAAGTACTGTTGCCTGCCCCTTCTGAAATCTGGGTGCGGCTCATCAATTCTGTCCCGACGTTGTGGGCTGATTTCCAGCAGACTTTCCTTAAAGCGGTTCTGGCAGGCTACATAATCGGCTGCGGTTCGGCATTTCTGATTGCAATCCTTGTTGACCGGGTCCCGTTTCTGAGAAGAGGCCTTCTGCCCATCGGCAATCTGGTATCCGCTTTACCCATCATCGGCGTTGCACCGATCATGGTAATGTGGTTCGGCTTCGATTGGCCATCCAAGGCGGCGGTCGTCATCATCATGACGTTCTTTCCAATGTTGGTGAACACTGTTTCGGGCCTTGCCGCGTCAGATGCCATGCAGCGCGATTTGATGCGTACATATGCCTCCAGCTATTGGCAAACGCTCTTCAAGTTGCGCCTGCCCATGGCCATGCCGTTCATCTTCAATGCGTTGAAAATCAATTCGACCCTGGCTCTGATCGGGGCCATTGTTGCTGAATTCTTTGGCACTCCAATCGTCGGCATGGGGTTCCGGATCTCAACGGAAGTCGGTCGCATGAACGTCGATATGGTGTGGGCGGAAATCGCTGTTGCCGCTCTTGCAGGATCCTTGTTCTACGGCGCAGTGGCGCTGGTGGAGCGGGCCGTCACATTCTGGCACCCGTCCATAAGGAGCTGA
- a CDS encoding ABC transporter permease, with amino-acid sequence MTDTSLPGNRSTNPFSGLMSGTVGPVIVVVSAILAIWYIAAVALNTPFQQEIYERASQTDVPVSQLITDTLAQERPVLPAPHQVVIEIWKTTVEKKITSKRSLIYHSGITLSSTLMGFLIGTTLGILLAIGIVHSRVLDKSLMPWIISSQTIPILAIAPMIIVVLNAVGISGLLPKALISTYLSFFPVAVGMVKGLRSPEVIHMDLMHTYSATRVQAFWKLRLPYAVPFLFTSMKIGMAASLVGAIVGELPTGAVAGLGARLLAGSYYGQTVQIWSALLMAAFLAGSLVALIGVLEKHTLKRMGMAR; translated from the coding sequence ATGACAGACACTTCTCTCCCCGGAAATCGCAGCACCAACCCTTTTTCTGGCCTGATGTCAGGAACCGTCGGACCCGTTATCGTGGTCGTCTCTGCCATTCTAGCGATCTGGTACATAGCTGCTGTTGCACTCAACACGCCCTTTCAGCAGGAAATCTATGAGCGTGCGAGCCAGACCGATGTTCCTGTCAGCCAGCTTATAACCGACACACTCGCCCAGGAACGCCCAGTGCTGCCAGCACCTCATCAGGTTGTCATAGAGATCTGGAAAACAACGGTTGAGAAGAAGATCACATCCAAACGCTCGCTGATCTATCACAGCGGCATTACGCTTTCTTCGACCTTGATGGGATTTCTTATCGGAACAACGCTCGGCATTCTGCTTGCGATCGGCATTGTTCACTCCCGCGTACTCGACAAATCCCTAATGCCGTGGATCATATCCTCGCAAACCATCCCGATCCTGGCCATCGCGCCGATGATCATCGTCGTTCTGAATGCGGTCGGGATTTCCGGATTGCTGCCGAAGGCCCTTATCTCAACTTATCTCTCCTTCTTTCCGGTTGCGGTCGGCATGGTGAAGGGGTTGCGGTCGCCTGAAGTGATCCACATGGATTTGATGCACACCTATTCTGCCACCCGCGTTCAGGCATTCTGGAAACTCCGCCTTCCCTATGCAGTGCCGTTTCTATTCACCTCCATGAAGATCGGCATGGCCGCTTCACTGGTTGGAGCGATTGTCGGTGAATTGCCAACTGGCGCCGTTGCAGGACTGGGGGCAAGACTTCTTGCAGGCTCCTACTATGGCCAAACTGTTCAGATCTGGTCCGCATTGCTCATGGCAGCCTTCCTTGCCGGGTCTCTTGTCGCGCTGATAGGCGTTTTGGAAAAACACACCCTCAAACGTATGGGCATGGCAAGATGA
- a CDS encoding GNAT family N-acetyltransferase, with translation MKTEATMVIEIKSAVEEDMIACGNILNDWIDETPWMPRVHPHDDVLRHYVDFVYSNRCVLVAKDSDGFVQGFSATSSDGFVTGLYVAKSARKDGLGSRLLANVKQDFSDGVSLWTFVANTDAQKFYSMRGFHEVRRTDGDNEENLPDILFSWKPSGVPQ, from the coding sequence ATGAAGACTGAAGCGACCATGGTAATTGAGATCAAAAGCGCGGTCGAAGAAGACATGATAGCTTGCGGCAACATTTTGAACGATTGGATTGACGAAACGCCATGGATGCCGCGCGTCCACCCACACGATGATGTTTTGCGGCACTATGTTGATTTTGTGTATTCAAACCGCTGTGTGTTGGTTGCAAAAGACAGCGACGGATTTGTTCAGGGCTTCTCAGCAACAAGTAGCGATGGTTTCGTCACAGGGCTGTATGTCGCAAAAAGTGCCCGCAAAGACGGATTGGGCAGCCGGCTACTTGCTAACGTGAAACAAGATTTTTCCGATGGTGTCAGCTTGTGGACCTTCGTTGCCAATACTGATGCACAAAAGTTCTATTCAATGCGTGGCTTCCACGAGGTTCGCCGAACTGATGGCGACAACGAAGAGAACCTTCCGGACATACTATTTTCTTGGAAGCCATCCGGGGTGCCTCAATGA
- a CDS encoding ABC transporter ATP-binding protein, giving the protein MTALASAKDTETVEQTTSASPKRVIDIDNLSLTFETNDGPVHALSDIDLKIDEGDFVSFIGPSGCGKTTLLRVIADLERPTAGSITVNGVSPEKARLNRAYGYVFQAAALYPWRTIAKNVALPLEIMGLPKTEQQERIARNMDLVNLSGFEKKYPWQLSGGMQQRASIARALAVEPDLLLMDEPFGALDEIVRDHLNEQLLQLWAKTNKTVVFVTHSIPEAVFLSTKIVVLCPRPGRIYDVIDSDLPRERNLDIRETPEFLKIAHRVRDGLRAGHSYED; this is encoded by the coding sequence ATGACTGCTCTTGCCAGCGCAAAGGACACCGAAACGGTGGAACAGACGACCAGCGCCAGCCCGAAACGCGTTATCGACATCGACAATCTGTCGCTGACGTTCGAAACCAATGACGGACCGGTTCACGCCCTTTCCGACATCGACCTCAAGATCGACGAAGGTGATTTCGTTTCGTTTATCGGCCCGTCCGGTTGCGGCAAGACCACGCTGTTGCGCGTGATCGCCGATCTGGAACGGCCAACGGCCGGATCAATAACAGTCAACGGTGTCTCACCGGAGAAAGCCCGCCTGAACCGTGCTTATGGCTATGTATTTCAAGCTGCGGCTCTTTATCCCTGGCGCACGATCGCCAAGAATGTCGCCCTGCCCCTTGAAATCATGGGACTGCCCAAAACTGAGCAGCAGGAGCGGATCGCCCGGAACATGGATCTTGTGAACCTGTCCGGGTTTGAAAAGAAATATCCCTGGCAGCTCTCCGGCGGCATGCAGCAACGCGCCTCTATTGCACGTGCGCTGGCCGTTGAACCGGATCTGCTTCTCATGGACGAGCCATTCGGTGCCCTGGATGAGATCGTTCGCGACCATTTGAATGAACAGCTGCTCCAATTGTGGGCAAAAACCAACAAGACCGTCGTTTTCGTGACCCACTCAATTCCGGAGGCCGTTTTCCTCTCGACCAAAATCGTTGTGCTCTGCCCTCGCCCGGGCCGCATCTATGACGTTATCGACAGCGATTTGCCGCGCGAGAGAAACCTGGACATTCGCGAAACACCGGAATTCCTGAAGATCGCCCACAGGGTACGTGACGGCCTTCGTGCCGGTCATTCTTATGAAGACTGA
- the hydA gene encoding dihydropyrimidinase, translating into MASKVIKGGTVVTADLSYEADVKIEDGRIVEIGPNLSGDETLDATGCYIMPGGIDPHTHLEMPFMGTFSSDNFDSGTRAALSGGTTMVVDFALPSPGQSLLEALQMWDNKSTMAHCDYSFHMAITWWGEQVFDDMQEVVQKKGINTFKHFMAYKGALMVNDDEMFASFQRCAELGALPLVHAENGDVVATLQQKLLAEGHNGPEGHAHSRPPEVEGEATNRAIMIADMAGVPVYIVHTSSEQAHEAIRRARQNGIRAYGEPLIQHLTLDDSEYYHHDWDHSARRVMSPPFRDKKHQDSLWAGLASGSLQVVATDHCAFTTDQKRTGVGDFTKIPNGTGGLEDRMPMLWTFGVGTGRLTPNEFVAVTSTNIAKILNIYPKKGAVLVGADADLVVWDPQKEKTITATNQQSAIDYNVFEGKAVKGLPRYTLTRGRVAVEDGTVNHKQGHGEFVAREPFQAVNKALSTWKELTAPRKVERTGIPASGV; encoded by the coding sequence ATGGCAAGCAAAGTGATCAAAGGTGGCACTGTTGTCACTGCTGACCTGTCCTACGAAGCCGACGTGAAGATCGAAGACGGCCGTATTGTCGAAATCGGCCCGAACCTTTCAGGTGACGAAACCCTGGACGCGACCGGTTGCTACATCATGCCGGGCGGCATTGATCCGCACACGCATCTGGAAATGCCTTTCATGGGCACATTCTCATCTGACAATTTCGACAGCGGGACCCGTGCAGCCCTATCCGGTGGCACGACAATGGTCGTTGACTTTGCCTTGCCCTCACCCGGTCAGTCGCTGCTTGAAGCGCTGCAGATGTGGGACAACAAGTCCACAATGGCGCATTGCGACTATTCCTTCCATATGGCCATCACTTGGTGGGGTGAGCAGGTCTTTGACGACATGCAGGAAGTGGTCCAGAAAAAGGGCATCAACACGTTCAAACACTTCATGGCGTATAAAGGCGCTCTGATGGTGAATGACGACGAGATGTTCGCCTCCTTCCAGCGCTGCGCTGAACTTGGCGCTTTGCCCCTGGTCCACGCTGAGAACGGCGACGTTGTCGCAACGCTTCAACAAAAGCTGCTGGCAGAAGGTCACAATGGCCCCGAAGGCCATGCACACTCTCGCCCACCGGAAGTTGAAGGGGAAGCAACCAACCGCGCTATTATGATCGCCGATATGGCAGGTGTCCCTGTTTATATCGTCCACACCTCATCCGAACAGGCACATGAAGCAATCCGTCGGGCAAGGCAGAATGGCATTCGCGCTTATGGCGAACCTTTGATCCAGCACCTGACACTCGATGACAGTGAATATTATCATCATGATTGGGACCATTCCGCCCGCCGCGTGATGTCTCCGCCGTTCCGCGACAAGAAGCACCAGGACAGTCTGTGGGCAGGCCTGGCCTCGGGTTCCCTTCAGGTGGTCGCGACGGACCACTGCGCTTTCACAACCGACCAAAAACGTACCGGCGTGGGGGATTTCACGAAGATCCCCAACGGCACCGGCGGTTTGGAAGACCGCATGCCAATGCTCTGGACTTTCGGAGTTGGAACCGGTCGGTTGACGCCAAACGAATTTGTCGCGGTTACTTCAACCAATATTGCAAAGATCCTGAATATCTATCCGAAAAAAGGAGCTGTTTTGGTTGGAGCGGATGCCGACCTGGTGGTCTGGGATCCGCAAAAGGAAAAGACAATCACAGCTACCAACCAGCAGTCAGCCATCGACTACAACGTCTTTGAAGGCAAGGCTGTCAAAGGGCTTCCTCGATACACACTGACACGTGGACGTGTCGCGGTCGAAGACGGCACCGTCAATCACAAACAGGGCCATGGTGAGTTTGTCGCCCGTGAGCCTTTCCAGGCTGTGAACAAAGCACTTTCGACGTGGAAAGAGCTGACTGCTCCGCGCAAAGTGGAACGTACGGGCATTCCAGCCAGTGGTGTCTGA
- a CDS encoding endo alpha-1,4 polygalactosaminidase: MRFFGKAMALAGSVLMLSLPAFAFSAGDSWDWQLTEPADLNRPVKVLDLHPSIVSPEDLAALKSKGIKTICYVSVGTLERTSPDRANFPSEIIGNTYDDWPDERFLDIRRLDVLLPLMAARFESCKSMGFDAIEPDNMDVHDNDSGFPITEQHAVAYIRLLAGTARGLGLKIGQKNVPDLTEKLIDVLDFAIAESCYQDRTCKAYSAYNDAGKAIFDAEYIDKPIHFTKACTIAEKYGISMILKDRDLTAPALWCPEPN; the protein is encoded by the coding sequence ATGCGATTTTTTGGAAAAGCGATGGCATTGGCAGGCAGCGTTCTCATGCTGTCCCTGCCCGCCTTCGCCTTTTCCGCCGGCGACAGCTGGGATTGGCAGTTAACGGAACCGGCTGATCTCAACAGGCCCGTCAAGGTGCTGGATCTGCATCCGTCTATCGTATCGCCCGAAGACTTGGCCGCTCTGAAATCCAAAGGCATCAAGACGATTTGCTATGTCAGCGTGGGTACGCTTGAAAGAACATCACCCGACAGGGCAAATTTTCCGTCGGAAATCATCGGCAACACTTATGACGACTGGCCCGATGAACGCTTTCTCGACATTCGCCGCCTCGATGTCCTGTTACCGCTCATGGCAGCCCGTTTCGAAAGTTGCAAGTCGATGGGGTTCGATGCAATTGAGCCAGACAACATGGATGTCCATGACAATGACAGCGGCTTCCCGATCACAGAGCAGCACGCGGTCGCCTATATTCGCTTGCTTGCCGGCACGGCGCGCGGTCTTGGTTTGAAGATCGGACAGAAGAATGTACCGGACCTGACCGAGAAACTGATTGACGTGCTCGACTTTGCCATTGCGGAAAGCTGTTATCAGGACCGAACCTGCAAGGCTTACAGCGCCTATAATGACGCAGGCAAGGCCATCTTTGATGCGGAATACATCGACAAGCCGATACACTTCACCAAAGCGTGCACCATCGCTGAAAAATACGGGATCTCGATGATCCTCAAAGACCGGGACCTGACGGCTCCCGCGCTTTGGTGCCCTGAACCCAATTGA
- a CDS encoding Zn-dependent hydrolase, translating into MAAPGENLKINPDRLWDSLMEMAKIGPGVAGGNNRQTLTDEDSEGRKLFQKWCEEAGLSMAVDTMGNMFLTRPGTDPDALPVYVGSHLDTQPTGGKYDGILGVLGGLELVRTMNDLGLKTKHPIVVTNWTNEEGTRFAPAMLASGVFAGVHTQNWAYDREDAEGKKFGDELKRIGWVGDEEVGARKDKMHAMFELHIEQGPILEAEGKDIGVVTHGQGLSWTQVTVTGKDSHTGSTPMPMRKNAGLAMARILELVDEIAWSHAPHAVGAAGHIDVYPNSRNVIPGKTVFTIDFRSPDIAVIKDMEDRLKIGGKKICDEMGLEVEFEKVGGFDPVEFDQGCVDAVRNAAERLGYSHQNIISGAGHDACWINKVAPTAMIMCPCVDGLSHNEAEEISKDWAKAGADVLFHAVVETAEIVE; encoded by the coding sequence ATGGCCGCTCCAGGCGAAAACTTGAAGATCAATCCGGACAGGCTCTGGGACAGCCTGATGGAAATGGCAAAGATCGGCCCGGGTGTCGCTGGCGGAAACAACCGGCAAACCCTGACTGATGAGGATTCAGAAGGCCGTAAATTGTTTCAAAAATGGTGCGAAGAGGCCGGACTTTCGATGGCCGTTGATACTATGGGCAACATGTTCCTGACCCGGCCGGGAACGGATCCCGATGCTCTGCCGGTCTATGTCGGGTCTCATCTCGATACCCAGCCAACAGGTGGTAAATACGACGGTATCCTCGGAGTTCTGGGCGGGTTGGAACTTGTGCGGACGATGAATGACCTTGGTCTGAAGACCAAACATCCGATTGTCGTGACCAACTGGACCAATGAGGAAGGCACGCGTTTTGCCCCAGCCATGCTTGCTTCCGGTGTATTTGCCGGTGTTCACACACAGAACTGGGCTTATGATCGCGAAGACGCCGAAGGCAAGAAGTTTGGTGATGAACTGAAGCGCATCGGCTGGGTGGGCGACGAAGAAGTTGGCGCTCGCAAGGACAAGATGCACGCCATGTTCGAGCTTCACATTGAACAGGGGCCCATCCTGGAAGCTGAAGGCAAGGACATTGGCGTTGTGACACACGGTCAGGGGCTCTCCTGGACGCAAGTTACCGTGACCGGAAAAGACAGCCATACCGGTTCGACGCCGATGCCAATGCGCAAGAATGCAGGGCTTGCCATGGCGCGCATTCTGGAACTGGTTGACGAAATTGCCTGGTCTCACGCCCCTCATGCTGTTGGCGCGGCGGGACACATCGACGTCTACCCGAACTCGCGAAACGTGATCCCCGGCAAAACCGTCTTCACCATCGACTTCCGGTCGCCCGACATTGCCGTTATCAAGGACATGGAAGACCGGCTGAAAATCGGTGGCAAGAAAATCTGCGACGAAATGGGACTTGAAGTCGAATTCGAAAAAGTCGGCGGTTTTGATCCGGTAGAGTTCGACCAGGGCTGTGTCGACGCGGTCAGAAATGCTGCCGAACGGCTTGGCTACTCCCACCAGAATATCATTTCCGGCGCGGGACATGACGCGTGTTGGATCAACAAAGTCGCTCCGACAGCAATGATCATGTGTCCGTGTGTCGACGGCCTGTCGCACAACGAGGCAGAAGAAATCTCCAAAGACTGGGCGAAAGCAGGTGCGGATGTTCTTTTCCATGCCGTGGTGGAAACGGCGGAGATCGTCGAATAA